One Rosa chinensis cultivar Old Blush chromosome 5, RchiOBHm-V2, whole genome shotgun sequence genomic region harbors:
- the LOC121049023 gene encoding uncharacterized protein LOC121049023, with product MSAIWTSFFSQFYIRNNSNSLQCWEHYNTQRTNQTTLMDPCFEDASRLHGEISRRLAFLKDKGKSIIKSKMIWKHVKREGQVCLFTFTVSNKDRDLLTWLGKNNVDQFPIISSKECPKQDPSSVDSGIAVTYIIKRLSEGLELESTFKKGAMTQQRAHVLGRFLNNNNDS from the exons ATGTCTGCAATATGGACTTCGTTTTTCTCCCAATTTTACATAAGAAACAACAGCAATTCACTGCAATGCTGGGAACACTACAATACTCAAAGAACAAATCAAACTACATTAATGGACCCCTGCTTTGAAGATGCATCCAGATTG CATGGTGAAATCTCAAGACGCTTAGCATTTTTGAAAGATAAGGGTAAATCAATTATTAAGAGCAAGATGATATGGAAACATGTGAAAAGAGAGGGGCAAGTGTGTCTATTTACTTTCACTGTATCAAACAAAGACAGGGACTTGCTTACCTGGTTGGGAAAGAATAATGTTGATCAATTCCCTATTATTTCAAGTAAGGAATGTCCTAAACAAGATCCTTCCAG TGTGGACAGCGGGATTGCTGTGACGTACATTATCAAGCGATTATCGGAAGGTCTTGAATTAGAGTCTACCTTTAAAAAAGGTGCCATGACTCAGCAGAGAGCACATGTTTTGGGAAGGTTCTTAAATAACAACAATGACAGTTAG